The following are from one region of the Hymenobacter sp. YIM 151858-1 genome:
- a CDS encoding IPT/TIG domain-containing protein encodes MHTLFTLRRAALAIAVAAALAGPAAAQQPLAAAPATSCLLLPLDPAERAQRATLVVEAEVVAQRSFWDREHRHIYTANTLRVYKLLKGQWAAGQPLTVITEGGTVELARESITNTLALKVGEQGLLFLQPAGFRGVSEPQAFMPYGSLQGFIRYDVAAATAAEPFRRYPLLDEDFYRQQLTFTGQELRLLDANPALTAAVARRLRPATAQRVTAPVITTLAPLSVTAGTGTVLTISGSGFGATPGSVDFRNADDGGASFTRTPSSEIVSWSDTRIQVRVPSFTEQGRPAGTGNIRVNTADNQSTISALSITVVYAVSNVQETTSLALFPTEHFNQNRRGGYSFQPDAGFAQNAAAMQAFGRALASWRCQTAINWELGATRTSRGIASDDVNALEFDQGSELPAQVLGRTTSYFLGCRDANGQIRFWVKEIDMLYDDGTPWQFGPSLPTALQIDFESVAVHELGHGHQLSHIIAPAAAGRPGAVMHYAIGRGQLNRTLDFDRDIQGGYIVLQRSFAPDKCGAAPMIPAPLTGTLSAQTAGPRVLLTWPVRDECNVRNYVVERSTDNQQTWARAGQVSPTGAASYTFTDNNPGAELVHYRVLVQLSNGLSLTVAPVSVRTIPGPEFALYPNPRRGSEVYVALNAASTDNLIIRLYDAVGRYYGGTAYPVPQAGFNPQIQVELPVLRAGWYLIRWEAGSQKGTVPFIQVE; translated from the coding sequence ATGCATACACTGTTTACTCTGCGGCGCGCGGCCTTGGCAATAGCTGTGGCGGCGGCCCTGGCCGGCCCCGCGGCGGCGCAGCAACCCCTGGCCGCAGCACCCGCTACCTCGTGCCTGCTGCTGCCCCTCGACCCCGCCGAGCGCGCCCAACGGGCCACGCTGGTGGTAGAGGCCGAAGTGGTGGCCCAACGCAGCTTCTGGGACCGGGAGCACCGCCATATTTACACCGCCAACACCTTGCGCGTGTACAAGCTGCTGAAAGGCCAGTGGGCAGCCGGGCAACCCCTGACGGTAATAACCGAGGGCGGCACCGTGGAGCTGGCGCGCGAAAGCATCACCAATACCCTTGCCCTGAAGGTGGGCGAGCAGGGCCTGCTGTTTCTGCAGCCGGCGGGCTTTCGGGGCGTCAGCGAGCCGCAGGCTTTCATGCCCTACGGCAGCCTGCAAGGGTTTATTCGCTACGATGTAGCCGCGGCCACGGCCGCCGAGCCTTTTCGGCGCTACCCGCTGCTCGACGAGGATTTTTACCGGCAGCAGCTGACTTTCACGGGGCAGGAGTTGCGCCTGCTCGACGCCAACCCCGCGCTTACGGCAGCCGTAGCCAGGCGCCTGCGCCCCGCCACGGCGCAGCGGGTAACGGCGCCCGTAATTACCACGCTCGCGCCGCTTAGCGTAACGGCGGGTACCGGCACGGTACTTACCATTAGCGGCAGCGGTTTCGGCGCTACCCCCGGCAGCGTCGATTTCCGCAACGCCGACGACGGCGGCGCTTCGTTTACGCGCACACCCAGCTCCGAAATCGTGTCGTGGTCGGATACGCGCATTCAAGTGCGGGTGCCCTCGTTCACGGAGCAGGGGCGCCCGGCCGGCACGGGCAACATCCGCGTGAATACGGCCGACAACCAAAGCACCATCAGCGCCCTCAGCATTACGGTGGTGTATGCCGTTTCCAACGTGCAGGAAACTACCAGCCTGGCCTTGTTCCCGACGGAGCACTTCAACCAAAACCGGCGCGGGGGCTACTCGTTTCAGCCCGATGCGGGGTTTGCGCAAAACGCGGCGGCCATGCAGGCCTTCGGCCGCGCCCTGGCCAGCTGGCGTTGCCAAACGGCCATCAACTGGGAGCTGGGTGCCACGCGCACCAGCCGCGGCATTGCTTCCGACGACGTGAATGCCCTGGAGTTCGACCAAGGCAGCGAGCTGCCCGCGCAAGTGCTGGGCCGCACCACCAGCTATTTTCTGGGCTGCCGCGATGCCAACGGCCAGATTCGGTTTTGGGTGAAGGAGATTGACATGCTCTACGACGACGGCACGCCCTGGCAATTCGGGCCCTCGCTGCCCACCGCGCTGCAAATCGATTTTGAATCGGTGGCGGTGCACGAGCTGGGCCACGGCCACCAACTCTCGCACATAATTGCGCCGGCCGCCGCCGGCCGACCGGGCGCCGTAATGCACTACGCCATCGGGCGGGGGCAGCTGAACCGTACGCTCGATTTCGACCGCGACATTCAGGGCGGCTATATCGTGCTGCAGCGCAGCTTCGCGCCCGATAAGTGCGGCGCCGCGCCCATGATACCCGCGCCGCTTACGGGCACGCTCTCGGCTCAAACGGCCGGCCCGCGCGTGCTGCTTACCTGGCCCGTGCGCGACGAATGCAACGTGCGAAACTACGTGGTAGAGCGCAGCACCGATAACCAGCAAACCTGGGCGCGCGCCGGGCAGGTTTCGCCCACGGGCGCTGCTTCGTACACCTTCACCGACAACAACCCCGGCGCCGAGCTGGTGCACTACCGCGTGCTGGTGCAGCTCAGCAACGGGCTCAGCCTCACGGTAGCACCCGTTTCGGTGCGCACCATACCCGGGCCCGAGTTTGCGCTGTATCCCAACCCGCGGCGCGGCTCCGAGGTGTATGTGGCCCTGAACGCGGCCTCTACCGATAACCTCATCATCCGGCTGTACGATGCCGTGGGGCGCTACTACGGCGGCACGGCCTACCCCGTGCCGCAGGCCGGCTTCAACCCCCAGATTCAGGTGGAGCTGCCCGTGCTGCGCGCCGGTTGGTACCTGATTCGGTGGGAGGCCGGCAGCCAGAAGGGCACGGTGCCGTTTATTCAGGTGGAATAG